AAGGTCTCACCCGGCATCACGATTACTCCGCTGATTGCAGCGGCACCCGTGCGGAGATTGTTTGTGCGAACCTCGTCGTTGGTGAGGTTTGTTGAAAAGTCTGAGATCCTCTCAACGATCCCCAGTGCTTCAACGTCCGCCACGGTCATGTCCGCCTCTACCTGCGCTAACTCAACTTCTACAGTGCGCGTCTCGCTTTTAGATGCGGCTAGGACCCCGGATTCTAGCGTCTCTGCATTGATTTCGGTTCCCAGGGCATCGGGGGTGATTTGCGGGGCGCCCTCGGAAATCTGCACAGTCGCGTTCACTGGGGCCTGTTCAAGTTCGGGAATCTGGGCACGCAGATCATCACTAAGCATCTTCCCATCCAGAATCAGCTCCAAGGTCGACCCCTGAGCGACAAAGCTGGCCGCTGCGGCCAGGGAGGGCGGAGCCAACTGGGCCGAGGTTTCCCCAACTACGGCGGTAATGGGACTTTCAACCAGAGGTGTGGCGTCCTCGGTCAAGGCCCGCTCGACCTCGGCGTCATCGATGGCGGGTTCAACGGAAACCACGGGTAACGCTAATGGTCTGGGTTCGGTGAGCCACTGCTCGCCAATCTTCGTGACGGCTCCGTCGACATCAACTTCAAGGCCCGGCTCCGCAGGCGTGGGTTGGGGCAGTGCATCAACAAAGCTGATTCCACCATCAACCGGCGCAATAGCGAAGCTTTCTGCCATCCCTTCAAGGGTGGTTGTCAGTAGTTCACGATCAACCTGACTGACAGGAGCGGCATCATGGCCACCAGCAACATGGCTCCACATGCGAGCCGGTGAAAGCGTGAACCCGGTGAGATGTGCGACCGTGGCATCCGCATCGAATATGAGGCCAGCTCGCGCGGGGTCAAGTTCACCTTCTACACCCTCCGCGACAACGGTCATGGGCTTGGAAGTGAGATCGGCGAGTGAGGATTCCAGAGTCTCTTTAGCGGCTGCCGACGACATACCGCCGACCGCCACACCGGCAACAGTGGTTCCGCGCGGCACCCGGTCAGAAAGGAGCCACGCCGCTCCTACGTACGTGATTAAGAGTGCTGCAACGACACCGGCCGTGACAATCGCTTTCGGCTTCCCAGACATGCGTTTTCGCGGTGCGGCAATCGGGGTTTGATCAGGGGATCCGGGATCGGGCCCGACAAGATCGGGTGCTGCGGGATCGGGTGCTGCGGGATCGGGTGCTGAGGGATCGGGTGCTGCAGGGTCTGAGGTTTTCTTCACAGGTCTAACCGTAGTGCTTTTGCACCCCTCAGCAGATGTGAGCCGAGCCGCTTGCCAAGCTAAAATGGGTGGCTCCTACTGGAAGGCCCGTTGCTTTGAAGACTTTTCCTGCACGCCCAGCTGTTCTCCTCGTGAACCTAGGGAGTCCTGATCAGCCGGAAACTAAACACACCAGGAAGTATCTACGTCAGTTCCTTTCAGACCGCCGAGTCGTTGAAACGCACCCACTTCTGTGGCGTCCGGTCCTTGAAGGAATTATCCTAACCACTCGCCCTCGGCAGTCAGCGGCGAAGTACAGAACAATATGGGATGAAGACGCCTCTCCCCTGGTGAAGGCAACCTCGCAGCAAGCAGAGTACCTCCAGCAGGAGTTCGGAGACGCAGCGGAAGTCCGGTTCGCAATGAGGTATGGAAGTAGCTCGGTGCAGAGCGGCCTCCAGCGCCTGCACGATGATGGGTTCCGGAAGGTTCTGGTAGTACCTCTTTACCCTCAGTACGCGGCCTCAACGACGGCGTCGATTACTGACGAGGTCGCACGGTGGATGCTCAGAAGTCGCGATCAGTTTGCCGTGCGAATCGCTCGCTCGTTTCCTACGGATCCAAAGTACATTGATGCTCTGGCCTCTGCTTTGGAGAATCGCTGGGAATCCATGGGCAGGCCCAACTTCGCCGAAGGAGACCGCCTAGTACTGTCTTTTCATGGCATTCCTGTCGCGATGGCGGAGGGCGGAGACCCTTATCCGCAGGAGTGTGAGGCAACGACTGCAGCATTGCAACGGCGCTTAGCCATCCCTGATGGCGGTGTGGTGAGGGCGTACCAATCTAAGTTTGGCCCGGCCCCGTGGCTGACTCCCGCCACAATCGACACGGTCACGGAGCTTGGAGCACTCGGGACAGATCGGGTCGATGTGATCTGCCCGGGTTTTGTCAGTGACTGCTTAGAGACGTTGGAGGAGATCGATGAACTCAATCGTGCTGCCTACGAGGACGCAGGTGGCGGCGAGTTCAACTATGTGCCTTGGGGGAACAACTCCGCCCCCTGGTTGCAGGCCTTGGCAGCGTTGGTGAGGGCCGATCTGGCGGGCTGGGCTTAAACCAAGCTCATCACAAATAGGGCTGTAGGTGGTGTTTCAATCCTCCGTTGTGGAGGAGGCTGTGGTGGACGTGGGTTTGGAGGCTTCGAAGTCCTAGGGCGATGCCGCGGCGATGGTCGAGGAGCCGGTCCGGCTTAGGGAGCCGGTTACGCCATACGGAGCCAGTTCGGCTTAGGGAGCCGACCAGGCTTGCATATCGGCGTAATCTCTGGCTGCGCTGGGCATATCGGGCTCGGTAGGCCCTATCGGGCTCCGCAGTGCTGGGGAACCCCGCCTGCGCCCGCGGCACCTCCGCCCATCCCCGCCCCGCCTTCGCCTCCGCGAGATCGAATAGTATCGACAGTTTCGGGTCCAATAACATCGTTATGTGTCGATACTATTCGATTTCGCGGTTTGAGGTGGGTAGTGACGGCAACGGTGACCTGTCGGAGAGGTACGAAGGATACCCCAGCCTCTTCTGCGACCAGCCAGTAATCAACTTACAGAAGAGCCCTTAAACCAGTGGTGCCCCTGAACTTGTGTTGGTTCAGGGGCACTACATTGTTGTTGATTTGCGGGGGGGTGCTATTTTCCCGCACCCTATGGAGTGGAGTATCTTCGCCGCTACAAGGCTTAGCTTCCAGGTTCGGAATGGAACTGGGCGTTTCCCTTGTGCTATGCCCCCCGCAAAACTTGTTGTTCACACACTACCCACCCACCGGCTGCTAAGAGCAACCCCATTTTATTTGTGTTGGTGTGGGTGTTTGTTGTTGGTGTGGCAACCCCGTAACTGAATCTTGTGTTACTTGGGGTTATCACTATTCTTTGTGTGTGGATTATTAGTGAATTTGCATAGTGATTGCTTGCAAATCTGAATGATTGTGTGGGTTGTTTGCGTATGCTCGTAACACTTTGTTTTGTGTTGTGTTTGTTTGTAGTGTCGGCCGATTAGTACCAGTTAGCTTTAGAACACCTTACGATGCTTCCACTCCTGGCCTATCTACCCCATAGTCTCTAGGGGGCCTTCACACCCACAATGTGGGTG
This genomic stretch from Schaalia sp. JY-X169 harbors:
- a CDS encoding VanW family protein — protein: MKKTSDPAAPDPSAPDPAAPDPAAPDLVGPDPGSPDQTPIAAPRKRMSGKPKAIVTAGVVAALLITYVGAAWLLSDRVPRGTTVAGVAVGGMSSAAAKETLESSLADLTSKPMTVVAEGVEGELDPARAGLIFDADATVAHLTGFTLSPARMWSHVAGGHDAAPVSQVDRELLTTTLEGMAESFAIAPVDGGISFVDALPQPTPAEPGLEVDVDGAVTKIGEQWLTEPRPLALPVVSVEPAIDDAEVERALTEDATPLVESPITAVVGETSAQLAPPSLAAAASFVAQGSTLELILDGKMLSDDLRAQIPELEQAPVNATVQISEGAPQITPDALGTEINAETLESGVLAASKSETRTVEVELAQVEADMTVADVEALGIVERISDFSTNLTNDEVRTNNLRTGAAAISGVIVMPGETFSLLDTLGPITPENGYGNAGVIIDGVVVDGMGGGLSQLATTVYNASFFAGLEDVEHQPHSQYINRYPEGREATIYVPSIDLKFKNDSDYGVLIESWVADGQLHVAFWSTKVWEIRTETGPRQDIVQPTTIISTRPGCVPSGAGNPGFFVNVDRHFYRDGEFVKTDSRGWRYQPVNAVQCG
- the hemH gene encoding ferrochelatase; the protein is MKTFPARPAVLLVNLGSPDQPETKHTRKYLRQFLSDRRVVETHPLLWRPVLEGIILTTRPRQSAAKYRTIWDEDASPLVKATSQQAEYLQQEFGDAAEVRFAMRYGSSSVQSGLQRLHDDGFRKVLVVPLYPQYAASTTASITDEVARWMLRSRDQFAVRIARSFPTDPKYIDALASALENRWESMGRPNFAEGDRLVLSFHGIPVAMAEGGDPYPQECEATTAALQRRLAIPDGGVVRAYQSKFGPAPWLTPATIDTVTELGALGTDRVDVICPGFVSDCLETLEEIDELNRAAYEDAGGGEFNYVPWGNNSAPWLQALAALVRADLAGWA